The genomic interval CCAGGGCGTCAAGGACCGCAACAAGAGCCGGTCCAAGTACGGCACCAAGAAGCCCAAGGCCGGCGCGGCCGCGGCGAAGAAGAAGTAAGGCGTGCGTCGCAGCCGCGCCGCGCACTGCGGTTGCCGGCTCCGCCGCCCCACCTTCCATCGCCCACCAAGGGGTGATGCCAGTGAAGCAAGTAATCCGCGCGTAATGCGCGCCTGACCCCCGCACGCGGGGCGAAGACACAAGGGAGTCAACCATGGCACGTCGCCGCCAAGCTGAAGTGCGCGTCATCCAGCCCGACCTGGTCTACCAGGACGTTCTGGTGAGCGCAACCATCAACCGCATCATGCAGGATGGCAAGAAGAACCTCGCGTCCCGCATCTTCTACGGAGCCATGAAGCTCGTTCAGGAACGCACCGGCCAGGAGTCCCTGAAGATCTTCAAGCAGGCCTACGACAACATCAAACCCCGCGTGGAAGTGCGCAGCCGCCGCGTCGGCGGCAGCACCTACCAGGTGCCCGTCGAGCCCAGCGAGCGCCGCAAGCAGAGCCTCACGCTCCGCTGGATGATGTCCGCCGTGGAAGGCCGCCCCGAGCGCACCGCCGTGGAGCGCCTCGCCGGTGAAATCATGGACGCCGCCCAGGGCCGCGGCGGCGCCATCAAGAAAAAAGACGACGTGGAGCGCATGGCGGAAGCCAACCGCGCCTACGCGCACTACCGCTGGTAAGACCGCTTCACGGCCCCTCACCGGGCCTGAACCGAGCGAGATCGGACGGCGGGACCGCTCCCGCCGTCCATTTCACGTGAGCAGCCCGGCCGCACGACCCAGTCAGCAGCACCACGACTACGTGCCGAACTGACGGTGACGAGACACGTCGCCAGGCAAAATAGGGAGTCTTATGACCACCAAAGCCCAGAGCTATCTGACCCACTTCCGTAACATCGGGATTGCCGCGCACATTGACGCCGGCAAGACCACGACCACCGAGCGCATCCTGTACTACACCGGGCGTACCCACAACATCGGTGAAGTGCACGACGGCGCCGCCACCATGGACTGGATGGAGCAGGAGCGCGAGCGCGGCATCACCATCACCGCCGCCGCCACGACCGCCAAGTGGAAGCGCAGCGGCACCGACCAGGAATACGTCGTGAACATCATCGACACCCCCGGTCACGTGGACTTCACCATTGAAGTCGAACGTTCCATGCGCGTGCTCGACGGCGCCGTGGCCGTGTTCGACTCCAGCCAGGGCGTCGAACCGCAGAGCGAGACCGTGTGGCGTCAGGCTGACCGGTACGGCGTGCCCCGCATCGCGTTCAGTAACAAGATGGACAAGACCGGCGCCAGCTTCGAACTGGTGCTGAGCGACATCAAAGAGCGCCTCGGTGCGATCCCCGCGCCCATCCAGTACCCCATGGGTCAGGAAAGCGACTTCAAGGGCATCATCGACATCGTGCGTCAGCGCGCTCACACGTACACCAACGACCTGGGCACCGACATCGTCGAAAGTGACGTGCCCGCTGAATACGCCGACAAGGTCGCCGAGATGCGCGCCCAGCTGATCGAAGCGGCCGCGGAAGTCGACGAAGACCTGATGATGATGTACCTCGAAGGCGAAGAACCCAGCGTGGAGCAGCTGGTCTTCGCGATCCGCAAGGGCACCATCGAGAAGCGCATCTTCCCCGTGCTGTGCGGCAGCGCCCTGAAGAACAAAGGCGTGCAGCTGCTCCTGGACGCGGTGATCGACTACCTGCCCAGCCCCCTCGAAGTGCCCGCCATCAAAGGCAAGATCGAGGACACCGAGGACACCACCGAGTTCCCCGCTGACCCTGAAGGCAAACTGGCCGCGCTGGCCTTCAAGATCATGGCCGACCCCTACGTGGGCCGCCTGACCTTCGTGCGCATCTACTCCGGCACCCTCCAGTCCGGCAGCTACGTGTACAACGCCAGCAAGGAAAAACGCGAGCGCGTGGGCCGTCTGCTGAAAATGCACGCCAACAGCCGCGAGGAAGTCACCGAACTCAAGGCCGGGGAACTGGGCGCTGTGATCGGCCTGAAAGACGCTGGCACCGGCAACACCCTGATCGGCGACGGTGACGACAAGGTCCTGCTCGAAAGCATTGACGTGCCCGAGCCGGTCATCAAGCTCGCCATCGAGCCCAAGACCAAGGCCGACCAGGAGAAGATGGGCATCGGCCTGCAGAAGCTGGCCGAAGAAGATCCCACCTTCAAGGTCGAAACCGACCAGGAGTCCGGTCAGACCACCATCGCCGGCATGGGCGAACTGCACCTGGAAATCCTGGTGGACCGACTGAAGCGCGAGTACAAGGTCGAAGCGAACGTCGGTGCGCCCCAGGTGGCCTTCCGTGAAACCATCACCCGCGCGGTGGACGTCGAAGGGAAGTTCGTGCGTCAGTCCGGCGGCCGCGGTCAGTTCGGCCACGTGAAGATCAAAGCTGAGCCCCTCGAGCCCGGCGCTGGCTTCGTGTTCGAGAACGCCATCGTCGGCGGCACCGTGCCCCGCGAGTACGTCGGCCCGGCCCAGAAAGGCATCGAGGAAGCCATGCAGAGCGGCCCCATGCTCGGCTTCCCGGTCGTGGACATGAAAGTCACCATCTACGACGGCAGCTACCACGAAGTGGACTCCTCGGAAATGGCGTTCAAGATCGCCGGCAGCATGGCCCTCAAGGAAGCCGTGCAGAAGGGCGCCCCCGCCCTGCTCGAGCCGATCATGCGCGTCGAGGTGACCGTGCCCGAAGACTACATGGGCGACATCATCGGCGACCTGAACAGCCGCCGCGGTCAGATTCAGGGCATGGAAGCCCGTGGTAACGCCCAGATCGTGAAGGCCTTCGTGCCCCTGAGCGAAATGTTCGGCTACGCCACGGACATGCGCTCCATGACCCAGGGTCGCGCCAGCTACTCCATGTTCTTCGACCACTACAGCCAGGTGCCGAACAACATCGCGCAGCAGCTGATGAAGAAATAAGCCCACCAGGCAGAACCAGGGAAGGCCACCGCCGGGGCGGTGGCCTTCCTCTTTCGGCGGGCTCTTCTCTGGACCGCACGCTACTCTGGCAGCCATGACTGTTCCTTCCGCTCCTGCGCCGCGCGGTCCAATCCCCAGACGCCTGGCTTTCCTGACCGTACCGCTGATGATCAATCTGATCTACAGTGCCGTCACCCTGCTGACCCTGCCGTTTTCCGGCCCGGTTCTGAATGATCTGATGGCGCAGATGCAGACGCAGATGGGCGTCACCGGCATGACGCTCAGCCCGGCGCAGGTGACAGCCGTCCTGTGGCTGAGTTTTGCTCTGACGGTCGTGCAGATTCTGTGTCTGTACTACACGCGCCGCGCTGTGCTGGACGGGCGAAGCTGGGGACGGGTGTCGAGCATTGTGCTCGCAGTGTTCAGCCTGCTGTTCTTTCCGCTTGGGACGGTGCTCGGTATCGTGATGCTTATTGGTGCCTTCGACCGGGACGTTGTGGCCTACACCGCCCGGTGATCCGCTCCTGAGCGGGGGGCCTGTCACGTGTCATGTGACAGGCCCCCACACTTCTGACCTGCCTTAAGGTCTTGCCCACAGACCCGGTTTCCTGTACCATACTTCTTCGGTACGCCGTGGGTTCACGGTCTGCTGCGCGGGCCTAACCCACCCGCAGCGCAGGAGCGGCGAGCAGCGGCGTAGCGTGCCAGCCCGGTGGGACACCACCCTGGCGAGATTCAACCCAATGTGGGCCTCGCACCATCAGAACCTCGCGGTATGCGCGGGGGGAACCCGATCAAAGGGCTGGTTTTGCGTGTGTCCACCTCTTGGAGGGAGTAGAGAACATGGCTAAAGGAACGTTCGAGCGCACCAAGCCCCACGTGAACGTGGGCACGATCGGTCACGTCGACCACGGCAAGACCACCCTCACGGCCGCGATCACCTTCACGGCCGCCGCGATGGACCCCACCATCGAAAAACTGGCCTACGACCAGATCGACAAGGCCCCCGAAGAAAAAGCCCGCGGCATCACCATCAACACCGCGCACGTCGAGTACAACACCCCCACGCGCCACTACAGCCACGTAGACTGCCCCGGCCACGCCGACTACGTCAAGAACATGATCACCGGCGCCGCGCAGATGGACGGCGCGATCCTGGTGGTCAGCAGCGCCGACGGCCCCATGCCCCAGACCCGCGAGCACATCCTGCTCGCCCGTCAGGTCGGCGTGCCCTACATCGTCGTGTTCATGAACAAAGTCGACATGGTCGACGACGAAGAACTGCTCGAGCTCGTGGAAATGGAAGTCCGCGAACTGCTCAGCAAGTACGAGTTCCCCGGTGACGACCTCCCCGTCATCAAGGGCAGCGCGCTGCAGGCCCTCGAAGCCCTGCAGGCCAACCCCAAAACCGCCCGCGGCGACAACAACTGGGTGGACCGCATCTGGGAACTGCTCGACGCGGTCGACAGCTACATCCCCACCCCCGAGCGTGACACTGACAAGCAGTTCCTGATGCCCGTCGAAGACGTGTTCACCATCACCGGCCGCGGCACCGTCGCCACCGGCCGCGTGGAGCGCGGCACCGTCAAGGTGCAGGACGAAGTGGAAATCATCGGTCTGCGCGACACGAAGAAAACCACCGTCACCGGCATCGAAATGCACCGCAAGCTGCTCGACAGCGGCATGGCGGGCGACAACGTGGGCGTGCTGCTGCGCGGCGTGGCCCGTGATGACGTCGAGCGCGGCCAGGTGCTGGCCAAGCCCGGCAGCATCAAACCCCACACCAAGTTCGAAGCCAGCGTGTACGTGCTGAGCAAGGACGAAGGGGGCCGTCACAGCGCGTTCTTCGGCGGCTACCGCCCGCAGTTCTACTTCCGCACGACGGACGTGACCGGCGTGGTGGAACTGCCCGAAGGCGTGGAAATGGTCATGCCTGGCGACAACATCACCTTCGTGGTGGAACTGATCAAGCCCATCGCCATGGAAGAGGGTCTGCGCTTCGCCATCCGCGAAGGTGGCCGCACCGTCGGCGCCGGCGTCGTTGCCAAGGTCCTGGAGTAATAACATGGTTGCCCCGAAGATCCGTATCAAACTGCGTGGCTTTGACCACAAGGCGCTGGACCAGTCCGCCAGCAAGATCGTGGACACGGTCCGGCGCACCGGGGCGGACGTGAGCGGCCCCGTGCCGCTCCCCACCCGCATCCGCCGCTTCTGCGTGCTGCGCTCCCCCTTCGTGAACAAGGACAGCCGCGAGCACTTTGAGATCCGCACCCACAACCGTCTGGTGGACATCATGAACCCCACCAAGAAGACGATCGACAGCCTCATGACCCTCGACCTGCCCACCGGCGTGGACATCGAGATCAAGACCGTCGGGGGCCGCGCATGACCAAAGGCATCCTCGGCACCAAGATCGGCATGACGCAGATCTGGAAAGGCGACAAGGCCATTCCGGTGACCGTTGTTCTGGCCGGCCCCTGCCCCGTCGTGCAGCGTAAAACTGCGCAGACCGACGGTTACGAGGCCGTGCAGATCGGCTACGCGCCCAAGCGCGAGAAGAGCGTCAACCGGCCCGAAGCGGGTCACTTCAAGAAGGCCGGCGTTTCGCCCGTGCGCTTCCTGCGTGAATTCCGCGGCTTCACCCCCGAGGGTGACACTGTGAACGTCGATATCTTCGCTGAAGGCGAGAAGATCGACGCGACCGGCACCAGCAAGGGGAAGGGCTTCCAGGGCGTCATGAAGCGCTGGAACTTCAAGGGTGGTCCCGCGAGCCACGGTTCCAAGAAGTGGCACCGCCGCCCCGGCTCCATCGGCCAGCGTAAAACGCCCGGTCGCGTGTACAAAGGCAAACGCATGGCCGGCCACATGGGCATGGAGCGCATCACCGTCCAGAACCTCGAAGTGGTCGAGATTCGCGCTGACGAGAACATCATCCTGGTCAAGGGTGCAATTCCCGGCGCCAACGGTGGGCTCGTCGTGCTGCGTCAGGCTGCCAAGGGAGGCAAGTAAGACATGGCGCAGATCAACGTCATCGGCACGAACGGGGGGCGCACCATCGACCTCGACCTGCCGGAAGTGAACAAGGGCGTCCTGCATGACGTCGTGACTTGGCAGCTCGCCAGCCGCCGCCGCGGCACGGCCAGCACCAAGACCCGCGCGCAGGTCTCCAAGACCGGCAAGAAGATGTTCAGCCAGAAAGGCACCGGTAACGCCCGTCACGGCGACCGTAGCGTTCCTACCTTCGTGGGCGGCGGCGTGGCTTTCGGGCCCAAACCCCGCAACTACGGCTACACCCTGCCCCGCAAGGTCCGTCAGCTGGGCCTGGCCATGGCACTCGCCGCCCGCCAGCAAGACGGCAAACTCGTTGCCGTGGACGGCTTCGGGATTGACGGAAAGACCAAAAACTTTGTCGCCTGGGCCAAAGAAAACGGCATTGACGGCACTGAGCGCGTCCTGATCGTCACCGACGACGCCCAGGCCCGCGTGGCCGCCCGGAACATCG from Deinococcus taeanensis carries:
- the rpsG gene encoding 30S ribosomal protein S7 — encoded protein: MARRRQAEVRVIQPDLVYQDVLVSATINRIMQDGKKNLASRIFYGAMKLVQERTGQESLKIFKQAYDNIKPRVEVRSRRVGGSTYQVPVEPSERRKQSLTLRWMMSAVEGRPERTAVERLAGEIMDAAQGRGGAIKKKDDVERMAEANRAYAHYRW
- the fusA gene encoding elongation factor G, whose product is MTTKAQSYLTHFRNIGIAAHIDAGKTTTTERILYYTGRTHNIGEVHDGAATMDWMEQERERGITITAAATTAKWKRSGTDQEYVVNIIDTPGHVDFTIEVERSMRVLDGAVAVFDSSQGVEPQSETVWRQADRYGVPRIAFSNKMDKTGASFELVLSDIKERLGAIPAPIQYPMGQESDFKGIIDIVRQRAHTYTNDLGTDIVESDVPAEYADKVAEMRAQLIEAAAEVDEDLMMMYLEGEEPSVEQLVFAIRKGTIEKRIFPVLCGSALKNKGVQLLLDAVIDYLPSPLEVPAIKGKIEDTEDTTEFPADPEGKLAALAFKIMADPYVGRLTFVRIYSGTLQSGSYVYNASKEKRERVGRLLKMHANSREEVTELKAGELGAVIGLKDAGTGNTLIGDGDDKVLLESIDVPEPVIKLAIEPKTKADQEKMGIGLQKLAEEDPTFKVETDQESGQTTIAGMGELHLEILVDRLKREYKVEANVGAPQVAFRETITRAVDVEGKFVRQSGGRGQFGHVKIKAEPLEPGAGFVFENAIVGGTVPREYVGPAQKGIEEAMQSGPMLGFPVVDMKVTIYDGSYHEVDSSEMAFKIAGSMALKEAVQKGAPALLEPIMRVEVTVPEDYMGDIIGDLNSRRGQIQGMEARGNAQIVKAFVPLSEMFGYATDMRSMTQGRASYSMFFDHYSQVPNNIAQQLMKK
- the tuf gene encoding elongation factor Tu; amino-acid sequence: MAKGTFERTKPHVNVGTIGHVDHGKTTLTAAITFTAAAMDPTIEKLAYDQIDKAPEEKARGITINTAHVEYNTPTRHYSHVDCPGHADYVKNMITGAAQMDGAILVVSSADGPMPQTREHILLARQVGVPYIVVFMNKVDMVDDEELLELVEMEVRELLSKYEFPGDDLPVIKGSALQALEALQANPKTARGDNNWVDRIWELLDAVDSYIPTPERDTDKQFLMPVEDVFTITGRGTVATGRVERGTVKVQDEVEIIGLRDTKKTTVTGIEMHRKLLDSGMAGDNVGVLLRGVARDDVERGQVLAKPGSIKPHTKFEASVYVLSKDEGGRHSAFFGGYRPQFYFRTTDVTGVVELPEGVEMVMPGDNITFVVELIKPIAMEEGLRFAIREGGRTVGAGVVAKVLE
- the rpsJ gene encoding 30S ribosomal protein S10; the protein is MVAPKIRIKLRGFDHKALDQSASKIVDTVRRTGADVSGPVPLPTRIRRFCVLRSPFVNKDSREHFEIRTHNRLVDIMNPTKKTIDSLMTLDLPTGVDIEIKTVGGRA
- the rplC gene encoding 50S ribosomal protein L3 translates to MTKGILGTKIGMTQIWKGDKAIPVTVVLAGPCPVVQRKTAQTDGYEAVQIGYAPKREKSVNRPEAGHFKKAGVSPVRFLREFRGFTPEGDTVNVDIFAEGEKIDATGTSKGKGFQGVMKRWNFKGGPASHGSKKWHRRPGSIGQRKTPGRVYKGKRMAGHMGMERITVQNLEVVEIRADENIILVKGAIPGANGGLVVLRQAAKGGK
- the rplD gene encoding 50S ribosomal protein L4, whose product is MAQINVIGTNGGRTIDLDLPEVNKGVLHDVVTWQLASRRRGTASTKTRAQVSKTGKKMFSQKGTGNARHGDRSVPTFVGGGVAFGPKPRNYGYTLPRKVRQLGLAMALAARQQDGKLVAVDGFGIDGKTKNFVAWAKENGIDGTERVLIVTDDAQARVAARNIAWATVLPVAGLNAYDILRHERLVIDAVVLEPAQEGEEA